One region of Mycolicibacterium insubricum genomic DNA includes:
- a CDS encoding SDR family oxidoreductase — translation MSSRNTDKPVAVVTGASSGIGEATAKTLVQQGFHVIVAARREDRIRRLAEQIDGTAVVADITDGDDVAALAAVVADLGGRLSVLVNNAGGAWGLEPVAEADLEHWRWMWETNVLGTVRVTRALLPALIASGDGLIVTVTSVAAFETYVGGAGYTSAKHAEAALHQTLRKELLGQPVRMTEIAPGAVETEFSLVRFDGDAERADAVYAQMTPLTADDVAEVIGFVASRPSHVSLDRIVIRPRDQSPR, via the coding sequence GTGAGCAGCCGCAACACCGACAAACCCGTCGCCGTCGTCACCGGGGCCAGTTCCGGGATCGGCGAGGCAACCGCGAAAACCCTGGTCCAGCAAGGATTTCACGTCATCGTTGCGGCCCGTCGCGAAGACCGCATCAGACGGCTCGCCGAGCAGATCGACGGCACCGCGGTTGTGGCGGACATCACAGACGGCGACGACGTGGCGGCGCTGGCGGCGGTCGTGGCCGATCTCGGCGGCCGGCTGTCGGTGCTGGTGAACAACGCCGGCGGCGCCTGGGGCCTGGAACCGGTCGCCGAGGCGGATCTGGAGCACTGGCGCTGGATGTGGGAGACCAATGTGCTGGGTACGGTGCGGGTCACCCGGGCCCTGCTGCCGGCACTGATCGCCTCCGGCGACGGCCTGATCGTCACGGTCACGTCGGTAGCGGCGTTCGAGACCTACGTCGGCGGCGCCGGCTACACCTCGGCCAAGCACGCCGAAGCCGCGCTGCACCAAACGCTGCGCAAGGAACTGCTGGGGCAGCCGGTGCGGATGACCGAGATCGCGCCGGGTGCGGTGGAGACGGAGTTCTCGCTGGTGCGTTTCGACGGCGACGCCGAACGCGCCGACGCGGTGTACGCCCAGATGACGCCGCTGACCGCCGACGATGTGGCCGAGGTGATCGGCTTCGTCGCGTCCCGGCCCTCGCACGTCAGCCTGGACCGGATTGTCATCCGCCCCCGCGACCAGTCGCCGCGCTGA
- a CDS encoding UDP-N-acetylmuramate dehydrogenase, translated as MTGARYAGAAVAEQVPLASLTTLRTGPVARRVITCADAAQAVAVVRALDADGTDALLLAGGSNVVLGDECAELTVIRLAGPGIEIDGNRVRAYAGATWDDVVVAALAAGLGGLECLSGIPGSAGATPVQNVGAYGVEVSDTLTCVRLLDRRTGGVDWVAADRLGLAYRTSVLKGSAEAVVLDVEFALDAGGRSAPLRYGELSRAVGVQPGERTDPVRVRDAVLALRRGKGMVLDTYDHDTWSVGSFFTNPVVTEAQYRAVCATVDGPVPNYPAGDRVKLAAGWLVEQAGFGKGFPGPGAPARLSTKHALALTNRGDATTADIVALARAVRDGVVARFGIRLEPEPVLVGVVI; from the coding sequence GTGACCGGTGCACGCTACGCGGGCGCGGCGGTGGCCGAGCAGGTGCCGCTGGCGTCGCTGACGACGCTGCGCACCGGACCGGTCGCCCGACGGGTGATCACCTGCGCGGACGCCGCCCAGGCCGTCGCCGTGGTGCGGGCCCTCGACGCCGACGGGACCGACGCGCTGCTGCTGGCCGGCGGATCCAATGTGGTGCTCGGCGACGAGTGCGCGGAGCTGACGGTGATCCGGCTGGCCGGCCCCGGTATCGAGATCGACGGGAACCGGGTGCGCGCCTACGCCGGAGCGACGTGGGACGACGTCGTCGTCGCGGCGCTGGCCGCCGGACTGGGTGGGCTGGAATGCCTGTCCGGGATCCCCGGGTCGGCCGGCGCGACCCCGGTGCAGAACGTCGGCGCCTACGGTGTCGAGGTCTCCGACACCCTGACCTGCGTCCGGTTGCTGGACCGCCGCACCGGCGGGGTGGACTGGGTGGCCGCCGACCGCCTCGGGCTGGCCTACCGGACCAGCGTGCTCAAGGGCTCCGCCGAGGCGGTCGTGCTGGACGTGGAGTTCGCCCTGGACGCCGGCGGGCGCAGCGCGCCGCTGCGCTACGGCGAACTGAGTCGCGCGGTGGGCGTGCAGCCGGGGGAGCGCACCGACCCGGTGCGGGTCCGCGACGCCGTGCTGGCGCTGCGCCGCGGCAAGGGCATGGTGCTCGACACGTACGACCACGACACCTGGAGCGTCGGATCGTTTTTTACCAACCCGGTGGTGACGGAGGCGCAGTACCGGGCGGTGTGCGCGACGGTCGACGGCCCGGTGCCGAACTATCCCGCCGGTGACCGGGTGAAACTGGCCGCCGGCTGGCTGGTCGAGCAGGCCGGGTTCGGCAAGGGCTTCCCGGGGCCCGGTGCCCCGGCCCGGCTGTCCACCAAGCACGCGCTGGCGCTGACCAACCGCGGCGACGCGACGACCGCCGACATCGTGGCCCTGGCCCGCGCCGTCCGCGACGGCGTCGTTGCCCGCTTCGGTATCCGGCTGGAACCCGAACCTGTGCTGGTCGGCGTGGTGATCTGA